From the Streptomyces sp. KMM 9044 genome, one window contains:
- a CDS encoding DUF5998 family protein, with product MAKTSTTTQGLRAAIERSGYYPALVAEAVEAAVGGEPVRSYLVHQETTFDQNEVRRHVTVLVLTGNRFIVSHTDEQAADTTSPTPYATTSTESVKLGRISSIVVSRVVANPESYKPGTLPREIVLTIGWGAVARLDLEPAACGDPNCEADHGYTGSSTADDLSLRVSEAGDGPETVRQALAFAQALSEATADSAR from the coding sequence ATGGCCAAGACCAGTACGACGACCCAGGGGCTGCGGGCGGCGATCGAGCGCAGCGGCTACTACCCGGCCCTCGTGGCCGAGGCGGTGGAGGCCGCCGTGGGCGGCGAGCCCGTCCGGTCGTACCTGGTCCACCAGGAGACGACATTCGACCAGAACGAGGTACGGCGCCATGTGACCGTGCTCGTCCTCACCGGTAACCGCTTCATCGTCAGCCACACCGACGAGCAGGCTGCCGACACCACTTCCCCGACCCCGTACGCCACCACGTCCACGGAGTCGGTCAAGCTCGGCCGGATCTCGTCGATCGTGGTCAGCCGGGTGGTCGCCAACCCGGAGTCGTACAAGCCGGGCACACTGCCCCGTGAGATCGTGCTCACCATCGGCTGGGGAGCGGTCGCCCGTCTCGACCTGGAGCCGGCCGCTTGCGGCGACCCCAACTGCGAGGCCGACCACGGCTACACGGGCAGTTCGACGGCCGACGACCTCAGCCTGAGGGTCAGCGAGGCCGGGGACGGCCCGGAGACGGTGCGTCAGGCGCTCGCCTTCGCACAGGCTCTCTCCGAGGCGACCGCGGACTCCGCACGCTGA